A window of Sebastes umbrosus isolate fSebUmb1 chromosome 3, fSebUmb1.pri, whole genome shotgun sequence contains these coding sequences:
- the LOC119485870 gene encoding uncharacterized protein LOC119485870, with translation MTGIILFLLFLAFPLYKTEEHVVNELYTLIEKGQSSFVDPAPSNQSRMVVKEPSLPINELLEKSSKSGESKFTLHPLPSAVWPKHSDLAPIPRHHGPHNKSKKGPKSDRLVEHNSEKTRGEVAGLLPKTPLTGAAAAATNRTVQKTNQDTHSNVSPPQQSEPDGHPNSRPRGPPHTQPQAQPPHQPPPSPRRDPPNRRLDQEENRPGKSSLYQSGIGAATRNNSRPPVVFNRRSSSLLYQFDILRRESDFTHDAFCMSECRKEKDEREYYCYSEFAVNGIVHDIDVLRKGIRLITLMVSSDGFYKMSRLYVTPDSFFFKVRLLVLDTYKCSKPCPDIKLGTRYVIMGQIYHRRRHLPSDLLNLLGGKLKPGDGLLRSNNYVKRFNKRRHQKALEATRSRCR, from the exons ATGACTGGGATTATTCTGTTTCTCTTGTTTCTAGCGTTTCCTCTTTACAAGACGGAGGAGCATGTTGTCAATG AGCTGTATACCCTGATAGAAAAGGGTCAGAGCAGCTTTGTGGATCCAGCTCCGAGCAACCAGAGTCGGATGGTGGTTAAAGAGCCCTCCCTGCCCATCAACGAGCTTCTAGAGAAGAGCAGCAAGAGCGGCGAGTCCAAATTCACCCTCCATCCTCTACCCTCTGCTGTCTGGCCAAAGCACAGTGACCTGGCCCCCATCCCTCGCCATCATGGCCCCCACAACAAGAGCAAAAAGGGCCCCAAGAGCGACCGTCTGGTGGAGCACAACAGCGAGAAAACCAGAGGAGAAGTTGCTGGTCTGCTTCCCAAAACCCCGCTGACGGGAGCCGCAGCTGCTGCCACCAACCGCACGGTGCAGAAAACCAACCAGGACACCCATTCCAACGTCAGTCCTCCTCAGCAGAGTGAACCAGACGGACACCCCAACTCCAGACCCAGAggtccaccacacacacagcctcaggCCCAGCCGCCACACCAACCGCCCCCTTCCCCACGCAGGGATCCCCCCAACAGACGGCTGGACCAAGAGGAGAACCGGCCGGGGAAGTCCAGCCTCTATCAGTCTGGTATCGGTGCAGCGACCCGGAACAACAGCCGCCCGCCGGTCGTCTTCAACCGGCGCTCCTCCAGCCTGCTTTACCAGTTCGACATCCTGAGGCGAG agtccgaCTTCACACATGATGCCTTCTGCATGAGCGAGTGCAGGAAGGAGAAGGACGAGAGAGAGTATTACTGCTACAGTGAGTTTG CTGTCAACGGGATCGTTCACGACATCGACGTGTTGCGTAAAGGAATACGCCTCATTACACTGATGGTGAGCAGCGATGGCTTCTACAAGATGAGTCGCCTCTATGTGACCCCAGACAGCTTTTTCTTCAAAGTCCGTCTTCTGGTCCTGGACACCTACAAGTGCAGCAAACCCTGCCCTGACATCAAACTGG GGACCAGATACGTCATAATGGGCCAGATCTACCACCGGCGGCGCCATCTTCCCAGTGACCTCCTGAACCTGCTGGGGGGTAAACTGAAGCCCGGAGACGGCCTCCTGCGAAGCAACAACTACGTCAAGAGGTTCAACAAACGGAGGCACCAGAAAGCCCTGGAGGCCACCCGCTCCAGGTGTAGGTGA